A single region of the Pan troglodytes isolate AG18354 chromosome 18, NHGRI_mPanTro3-v2.0_pri, whole genome shotgun sequence genome encodes:
- the ZNF598 gene encoding E3 ubiquitin-protein ligase ZNF598 isoform X15, with translation MQGDPDDTSHRGHPLCKFCDERYLDNDELLKHLRRDHYFCHFCDSDGAQDYYSPPTDTPSPASDYAYLREHFREKHFLCEEGRCSTEQFTHAFRTEIDLKAHRTACHSRSRAEARQNRHIDLQFSYAPRHSRRNEGVVGGEDYEEVDRYSRQGRVARAGTRGAQQSRRGSWRYKREEEDREVAAAVRASVAAQQQEEARRSEDQEEGGRPKKEEAAARGPEDPRVPRRSPRTQGEGPGPKETSTNGPVSQEAFSVTGPAAPGCVGVPGALPPPSPKLKDEDFPSLSASTYSSCSTAATPGPVGLALPYAIPARGRSAFQEEDFPALVSSVPKPGTAPTSLVSAWNSSSSSKKVAQLPLSAQATGSGQPTRKAGKGSRGSRKGGPPFTQEEEGGSPAVQELLSTRPTGSVSSTLGPASIQPSKVGKKKKVGSEKPGTTLPQPPPTTCPPGALQAPEAPASRAEGPVAVVVNGHTEGPAPARSAPKEPPGLPRPLGSFPCPTPQEDFPALGGPCPPRMPPPPGFSAVVLLKGTPPPPPPGLVPPISKPPPGFSGLLPSPHPACVPSPATTTTTKAPRPLPAPRAYLVPENFRERNLQLIQSIRDFLQSDEARFSEFKSHSGEFRQGLISAAQYYKSCRDLLGENFQKVFNELLVLLPDTAKQQELLSAHTDFCNREKPLSTKSKKNKKSAWQATTQQAGLDCRVCPTCQQVLAHGDASSHQALHAARDDDFPSLQAIARIIT, from the exons ATGCAGGGTGACCCTGATGACACGTCGCACCGTGGGCACCCGCTCTGCAAGTTCTGTGACGAGCGCTACCTGGACAATGATGAGCTGCTTAAGCACCTGCGCCGCGACCACTACTTCTGCCACTTCTGCGACTCGGACGGGGCCCAGGACTACTACAG CCCTCCTACCGACACCCCATCTCCTGCCAGCGACTATGCCTACCTGCGTGAGCACTTCCGGGAGAAGCACTTTCTGTGTGAGGAAGGCCGCTGCAGCACGGAGCAGTTCACCCACGCCTTCCGCACCGAGATCGACCTCAAGGCCCACAGGACAGCCTGCCACAGTCGCAGCCGCGCCGAGGCACGCCAGAACCGCCACATTGACCTGCAGTTCAGCTACGCGCCACGGCACTCGCGCCGGAACGAGG GGGTCGTTGGTGGCGAAGACTACGAGGAGGTGGACAGGTACAGCCGCCAGGGCCGAGTGGCCCGGGCTGGCACTCGCGGAGCCCAGCAGAGCCGCCGAGGAAGCTGGAGGTACAAAAG GGAAGAAGAGGACCGAGAAGTAGCAGCTGCTGTCCGGGCCTCCGTGGCCGCACAGCAGCAGGAGGAGGCTCGCAGGAGTGAGGATCAGGAGGAAGGTGGTAGGCCCAAGAAGGAGGAGGCAGCGGCGCGGGGTCCTGAGGATCCCCGTGTCCCCCGGCGCTCACCCCGGACTCAGGGCGAAGGCCCAG GCCCCAAGGAAACCTCGACAAATGGTCCTGTAAGCCAAGAAGCCTTCTCGGTGACAGGCCCAGCCGCCCCAGGGTGTGTGGGGGTGCCAGG CGCCCTCCCACCACCCAGCCCAAAGCTCAAGGACGAAGACTTCCCCAGCCTCTCTGCCTCCACTTACTCCTCCTGCTCCACTGCAGCAACCCCGGGCCCTGTGGGGTTGGCGCTGCCGTATGCCATCCCTGCCAGAGGCAGGAGTGCCTTCCAGGAGGAAGACTTCCCCGCCCTGGTGTCCTCGGTGCCCAAGCCTGGCACCGCCCCCACCAGCCTTGTCTCTGCCTGgaacagcagcagtagcagcaagAAGGTAGCACAGCTCCCACTCTCGGCGCAGGCTACCGGCAGCGGCCAGCCCACCAGGAAGGCTGGGAAGGGGAGCAGGGGCAGCAGGAAGGGCGGCCCGCCCTTCACACAGGAGGAGGAGGGCGGCAGCCCGGCCGTGCAGGAGCTTCTAAGCACACGCCCCACGGGCTCCGTCTCCTCCACACTGGGGCCGGCCTCCATCCAACCCTCTAAAgttgggaagaagaagaaagtgggCTCGGAGAAGCCAGGCACCACATTGCCACAGCCCCCGCCCACTACCTGTCCCCCAGGGGCTTTGCAGGCCCCGGAAGCTCCTGCCAGCAGAGCCGAGGGGCCAGTTGCCGTCGTCGTTAATGGACACACAGAGGGCCCGGCCCCTGCTCGGAGTGCCCCCAAGGAACCCCCTGGGCTCCCAAGGCCCCTGGGGTCCTTCCCCTGCCCCACGCCACAGGAGGACTTCCCAGCGCTCGGCGGCCCCTGCCCACCCCGGATGCCGCCGCCCCCAG GCTTCAGCGCTGTGGTGCTCCTGAAGGGCAcgcctcccccacccccgccggGCCTGGTGCCCCCAATCAGCAAGCCGCCCCCCGGCTTCTCTGGCCTTCTGCCTAGCCCCCACCCGGCCTGTGTCCCCAgccccgccaccaccaccaccacaaaagc ACCCAGGCCGCTGCCTGCCCCACGGGCCTACCTAGTCCCCGAGAACTTCCGGGAGAGGAACCTTCAGCTCATCCAGTCCATCAGGGACTTCCTGCAGAGCGACGAGGCCCGCTTCAGCGAGTTCAAGAGCCACTCAGGGGAGTTCAGACAG GGCCTGATCTCCGCAGCCCAGTATTACAAGAGTTGCCGGGACCTGCTGGGGGAGAATTTCCAGAAGGTCTTTAATGAGCTGCTGGTCCTGCTGCCCGACACGGCCAAGCAGCAGGAGCTCCTGTCTGCACACACGGACTTCTGCAACCGTGAGAAGCCTCTGAGCACCAAATccaagaagaacaagaagagcGCGTGGCAGGCCACCACCCAGCAGGCGGGCCTGGACTGCCGTGTGTGCCCCACCTGCCAGCAGGTGCTCGCGCATGGCGACGCCAGCAGCCACCAGGCGCTGCATGCTGCCCGGGACGACGACTTCCCCTCCCTGCAAGCCATCGCCAGGATCATCACGTAG